In Candidatus Neomarinimicrobiota bacterium, a genomic segment contains:
- the zwf gene encoding glucose-6-phosphate dehydrogenase yields the protein MTEIPEEKHLFIVFGGTGDLMKRKLLPAIYHLVENQLVSRDQCMILGVSRSEMADGEYRQWAVDALKETDNFSENAARIWCSDCLHFQSIGNGKDEDYQALADRINSLEADYDMPGNRVFYLALPPVAFEPTIKGLGRVGLNHSDGWTRIVIEKPFGHDLKSAHELNEIVHKHFEESQIYRIDHYLGKETVQNLLVFRFANAIFESLWNREHIDSVQITVAEELGVGRRGGYYDESGALRDMVQNHLTQLLTLVGMEIPVSFTADAIRAEKVKVLQSIRKIDEDDIILGQYTAGEIDGESVPGYLDEPNVPENSTTETFVAMRLEISNWRWQGVPFYIRSGKRLPERSTQIVVRFHRPPVSVFNPYDRCTVSSNSLILTLQPNEGVDLQFEVKSPGEPLNIQTHDLGFRYGDVFEPLPDAYRTLLLDIIQGDQTLFVHSDEVEASWNLYTPILEADLPIYDYPAGTWGPKEAIKLPRTYDERWFSL from the coding sequence ATGACTGAAATTCCTGAAGAGAAACATCTTTTTATCGTCTTCGGAGGCACCGGCGACCTGATGAAGCGGAAACTGCTGCCGGCGATTTACCATCTCGTGGAAAATCAGTTGGTCTCAAGGGATCAGTGTATGATCCTTGGCGTCTCCAGAAGTGAAATGGCAGACGGCGAGTACCGGCAGTGGGCGGTGGACGCCCTAAAGGAGACGGACAATTTTTCCGAAAATGCCGCCAGGATTTGGTGCAGTGACTGTCTGCATTTTCAGTCCATTGGCAATGGCAAAGATGAAGATTACCAGGCCCTGGCCGATCGCATCAATTCGCTGGAGGCTGACTACGATATGCCGGGGAACCGGGTTTTCTACCTGGCGCTGCCACCGGTGGCGTTCGAGCCAACAATTAAAGGATTGGGTCGCGTCGGACTGAACCATAGCGACGGGTGGACGCGAATCGTCATCGAAAAACCGTTCGGGCACGATTTGAAATCGGCACACGAACTCAATGAGATTGTGCATAAACATTTTGAAGAGTCCCAAATCTATCGCATCGACCACTACCTCGGGAAAGAGACCGTACAAAACCTGCTGGTCTTCCGGTTTGCCAATGCCATCTTCGAATCGCTCTGGAACCGGGAACATATCGATAGTGTGCAGATCACCGTGGCCGAAGAACTTGGCGTAGGGCGTCGTGGTGGCTATTACGATGAGTCCGGCGCACTCCGGGATATGGTACAGAATCATCTGACCCAGTTACTGACACTGGTTGGCATGGAGATCCCCGTCTCATTCACCGCTGATGCCATTCGTGCTGAAAAGGTAAAAGTCTTGCAATCCATTCGAAAAATTGATGAGGACGACATTATTCTGGGGCAATATACCGCCGGGGAAATCGACGGTGAATCCGTACCAGGCTATCTCGATGAGCCAAATGTACCGGAGAATTCCACAACAGAAACATTCGTTGCCATGCGCCTGGAAATCTCAAACTGGCGCTGGCAGGGTGTGCCGTTTTACATCCGCAGCGGCAAGCGGCTGCCGGAACGCTCCACGCAGATTGTCGTACGCTTTCACCGGCCGCCGGTATCGGTATTTAATCCGTATGACCGGTGTACCGTAAGTTCCAATTCATTGATTCTCACGCTCCAGCCCAACGAAGGCGTGGATCTCCAGTTCGAGGTGAAATCACCGGGTGAGCCGCTGAACATCCAAACGCATGACCTTGGATTCCGCTACGGCGATGTCTTCGAACCGTTGCCGGATGCGTATCGAACATTGCTGCTGGATATCATCCAGGGCGATCAAACGCTGTTCGTCCATTCCGATGAAGTCGAAGCTTCCTGGAATTTGTATACCCCCATTCTCGAGGCGGATCTGCCGATATACGATTATCCGGCCGGCACCTGGGGGCCAAAAGAAGCTATCAAATTACCAAGAACATATGATGAACGGTGGTTTTCACTATGA
- the pgl gene encoding 6-phosphogluconolactonase, with translation MKVFRNREAMNQALARDIAGQMQKKTKFGADFHLVLTGGSTPKPLYRLLGSEYSDKINWRHIHLYWGDERYVPHDHSDSNYRMAKVALLNHIEIPDANVHPMPTGYDRPEIAAETHSDELRRIFPEFSNAIPRFDLVLLGMGSDGHIASLFPNHDLLEEEETLVGVVTDSPKPPPTRLTLTLPVINAAKNIYFLVAGENKAHAVNEVLEGTSQSKEFPASLVNPEKGETAWWLDEAAAKLLE, from the coding sequence GTGAAAGTATTTCGAAATCGGGAGGCAATGAATCAGGCCCTGGCACGGGATATCGCCGGACAGATGCAGAAAAAAACAAAGTTCGGCGCTGATTTCCACCTCGTCTTGACCGGCGGTTCAACGCCGAAGCCGCTCTACCGGCTGCTGGGGAGCGAATATTCCGATAAAATCAATTGGAGGCATATTCACCTTTATTGGGGGGATGAACGCTATGTCCCACATGATCATTCCGATAGTAATTATCGGATGGCGAAGGTGGCGTTGCTGAATCATATAGAAATCCCTGATGCGAATGTGCATCCTATGCCGACGGGATACGATCGCCCCGAGATTGCGGCAGAAACCCATTCTGATGAACTCCGGCGGATATTCCCGGAGTTTTCGAATGCCATTCCTCGATTTGATCTGGTATTGCTGGGAATGGGCAGCGACGGACACATCGCCTCCCTGTTCCCCAATCACGATCTGCTGGAAGAAGAGGAAACTCTGGTTGGAGTCGTTACCGACTCACCCAAACCACCGCCAACGCGTTTGACACTAACGTTGCCGGTCATTAATGCCGCGAAAAATATCTATTTCCTGGTTGCCGGCGAAAATAAAGCACACGCTGTCAACGAAGTGCTGGAAGGAACGTCCCAGTCAAAAGAATTCCCCGCCAGCCTGGTCAATCCGGAAAAGGGGGAGACCGCTTGGTGGCTGGATGAAGCGGCGGCGAAGCTTTTAGAGTAA
- a CDS encoding Rrf2 family transcriptional regulator, with the protein MIYSKATEYALNALVYLAEQAPDARSGVHQIADALDIPGHFLGKILQDLRKEEIVESIRGRSGGFRLARAPGEIGLYDVVAVLEDLQRYEMCIFDEFECTVDRACSMVCEWNAVKNHITEFLQNHSLADLQMVRQFRADLDIP; encoded by the coding sequence ATGATCTATTCCAAGGCGACAGAATATGCGTTGAATGCGTTAGTCTACCTGGCGGAACAGGCGCCGGATGCCCGAAGTGGTGTACACCAGATCGCAGATGCGCTGGATATCCCTGGGCATTTCCTTGGCAAAATTCTGCAGGATCTCCGGAAGGAGGAGATTGTGGAATCCATCCGGGGGCGCTCAGGTGGGTTCCGTTTGGCCCGGGCTCCGGGAGAGATCGGCCTCTATGATGTGGTCGCTGTGCTGGAAGATCTCCAACGCTATGAAATGTGCATCTTCGACGAATTCGAGTGCACCGTCGACCGGGCCTGCTCCATGGTCTGCGAATGGAATGCGGTGAAGAATCACATCACCGAATTCCTGCAAAACCATTCGTTGGCCGACCTCCAGATGGTTCGGCAGTTCCGGGCTGATCTGGATATACCGTAA